A region of the Siniperca chuatsi isolate FFG_IHB_CAS linkage group LG23, ASM2008510v1, whole genome shotgun sequence genome:
TGTTGAACTAaactacatttttatgaaaatagtaacgctatttaaaaaaaaaagcccttttTTAAGCTAGGTCTGTGCCAAacctgtaaccatggtaactgcAGTTTGCGTCGAGCTGCTAGTACAGTACAACACAGAGAACTGACTTCTGGGTATTTTTAGGGTGAAGTTTTCTAGTGTCATTTTCACAACTTTTTAATCagttgtttttcacattacaaaaaTTGGCCGGTAAACAGCGTTTCCTGTCGGTTCTGACAGCCATCTGCCAGCTGATGGAAGCTGTCACGGATGTCTGGTAGGGTGTGAATGTGATCTCATTTCTGacacccagcacacacacacagtttctccTGTCTTTCCGATCTGCTGTCTAATTTTGTATCATTTTCACGTTCAGACAAGAGGGAAAGTGATTATTTCAAAACTCAAGGTAAATATCCAAGTTTCACACCTTTACATTTGCATATTCACCTGACAGCTGAGGTGCTTGATGTAAATATGTCTATTTGTTTACAGGGAAAGGACCTATGAAGGTGTCATACATTTTCCCAAATGGGGACAGATATGGTGAGTGATAACTGATGATATAGctttacacatttacattacGGTTACATAGGTCTGTGTCAACTTCTCTTCTCCACAGAGGGGGAGTGTAGCAGGTCTGCAACAGGGGTGATGATGAGGAGTGGTACTGGTAAACACACCTCAGCAGGTGGTATCATATACACTGGCGAGTGGCATGAAGACAGAGtatgtatttactgtgtgtCTACCTTACTTCTTCTGATGTCTTTTACTACAGACTGTATGGTTGTATTTTCTCTGTggttagttgtgtgtgtgtgtgtgtgtctcacagaTGCATGGCAGAGGGACCATGCAGCATCCCTCTGGAGCACTATATGAAGGAGAATTCAAAGACAACATGTACCACGGCACAGGAACATATACCTTCCCAGACGGCTCTACTTACAAAGGTCACTTTCACAAGAACAGGTGAAAAGCAATCCATTTTTGGCACTTACAGCATCATTCCCTTAATGTTTTCTGTAAAGAGTCATGTTCTTTAGCAGGTTCCAAGTGATTATACAGTAGGACTGTGGTCTAACTGATGTGCAATGATTCAGGTTAGCCCACTTTTCATACCAGAATAGAAAGCCGCAAGGCTCCAGTTGTACCTTTCCAAAGTGCTTTAGTGCACCTTAAAATGCCATTTTCCTACTTAAATTTATTGGCATGGTTGAGACAAGTCTATGTTTCTGATAATAGATGTGCTCGCTATTATACAGTGTTTGTATATTAGCCACTTGAACCCTAACATTTCCCCTTAAGCAGTTTCAAAGTtggataaaacattttattcaatatgAGTTATTTTGAGATTCAGACCCAAGACTTGatgcttgttttattattattttgttgtactTTTTGGCCATACAATTATATCAAATGTAagatttttgatgttttaactGGTGTGTTCTAGGTTGGAGGGAGACGGGGCGTTCACTGACACACAGGGACTGGTTTGGATGGGGGAGTTCCATGGCAAAGCAGCACTGGGCCTGAAAATGCAGCACAACGTTTAGGCAAAACAAGCATTATTGTACTGCACTGTATAAAACACTATGATATATtctacattaaaatgaaactgTATTAGAAAAAACGCATCATCTATATTGTTACTGTACAAAATGCTGCTTTCATTGCACATTTTTGTTACTTGCTTACACTTTGATTTAGTTGATTCTATGAAAAATAAGCATCATTTATCTCTCAAATCAAAAAAACAcccaacatttttcatttctcgCTGGTTGAACCGTATCTTGAATCTTATCAGGGTGAAGGATGAGTACAGGGGCAGTTTTGCATCATTACAccaccagccaatcacagaggggCATATGCTCACGTCTCCGTCCACAACAGCTGTACCCGAACTGTTGGAACATTGGCCCGAGGAGCTGTGTGATGTGATGCGAGTGTGTGGTcagtttgaccttcactgttggtatatgtgtgtgtgtgtgtgtgtgtgtgcgtgtgtgtacacagCTTTGTGTGTGAAACAGCTTTCCACCCTCTGTAACACTGCACAACTCCCTCAGCTAATGAATAATTACCTCACAAACAAACTGTTCAACATTGTTTAATAAGCAACTCTGATATTGTAATTTGTCATTCTATTGAATAATGCCTCTATGGATCTATAATTGCACATACCCCTGAACAAATTCAGTACTGAGTATTTATCTAAACTATACAGATATGGAAATGTGTGtaacaaaaacatgtatataATAACgtatataatagtaataacatcCATACAATATTAAACACTTTCTGGTAAAATAAATACTATACCAGATACAAGACAGCTATTTTCATTGATTGTACAATTTTCAGATAAAATTTTTGTATTGCAAACCTTGAGTggtgatttgaatgaaaaaccttaaatatGATCACAAAGGTaacaacaatgaaataaaaatagaaaatggcactcaaatttggcacaagatacacaaaaatacatctAAACTTGAACTATAACTGACATAAATACAAACTCACAATGAGTTATTGTGTTTAGTGAAAATGTACAGCCTATGTAGTAAATCTTTAGTGCTTCAGGTGGTATTTTAGTACAAGAATGTGAAGATAAATGTGTATTCATCACTACATGTAGTGAGCTAGATGATGGCAAGGAAGCTTTTAAAACTTTTGCAATATATTATCTCCATAAACCTGAGAATCTATAGAGtatacaatattattttttaaagatttcatcttcctgaagaagaaaaataaatccctTGTAATGCAGAACAATGTGCCTGAAAAAGTACACTTCTGTGCTCGAAACATCATTAgacaaatgtttaaatgtgtcttGCACATTTCCACAGAGAAAACTGTTCTTGACCCCTGGAGTCAAGTAGATAACAATCTGAACAGAGCAAGAAAAATATGACcatgctttttgttttctgtgcttgTTTCTGTGCTTCAGTTTTGGACATTTCCAGGAAACACTTCAGAGCTCTCAACTCTGGAGCCCCGCTTAGGTAGCTGGATGTGAAGGAACGATAAAGTACAGTGAAGATGAACTAGAAAAAACAGCACCATTTTTGTGACAGCTGTGTTCTTCCAAGCAAGGGTGGCAAAGTGCTCAACAAGGCCACCACCAAGGGGCTCAGTGGTTTACATATTGTGCTGTTATCGGGCAGGGGGTGGAAGCAGGGAGTCACAATTAACCTTTTAACAGAATTCCTGCTACATTTGCAAAAACAACCATTAGTCTTCATTCTAAAAGTCTTTTCTGTAAAACCGAAAAATAATGTTTGAAAGATAAAGCATAACTGTTGCTTTATTAAG
Encoded here:
- the morn2 gene encoding MORN repeat-containing protein 2 encodes the protein MSDKRESDYFKTQGKGPMKVSYIFPNGDRYEGECSRSATGVMMRSGTGKHTSAGGIIYTGEWHEDRMHGRGTMQHPSGALYEGEFKDNMYHGTGTYTFPDGSTYKGHFHKNRLEGDGAFTDTQGLVWMGEFHGKAALGLKMQHNV